The following coding sequences are from one Eucalyptus grandis isolate ANBG69807.140 chromosome 11, ASM1654582v1, whole genome shotgun sequence window:
- the LOC104417040 gene encoding glutathione S-transferase U5 produces MEDLKLHGAWTSPYGQYVLWALKLEGIPFEYIEEHLSNKSDLLLQYNPVHNKIPVLVNGGRPICESTVIIEFLEEKWPQHPPMPSHTQGRAMAWFCAKLAQEKVLGWSNITCRGKSITSSVSFI; encoded by the exons ATGGAAGATCTGAAGCTTCATGGCGCATGGACAAGCCCGTACGGTCAATATGTGTTATGGGCTCTGAAGCTCGAGGGAATTCCATTCGAGTACATAGAGGAGCATCTCTCCAACAAGAGTGACTTGCTGTTGCAGTACAATCCGGTGCACAATAAGATTCCTGTGCTTGTCAATGGTGGAAGACCCATTTGTGAGTCCACGGTTATCATCGAATTCCTTGAAGAGAAGTGGCCACAACATCCTCCAATGCCAAGTCACACTCAGGGGAGAGCCATGGCATGGTTCTGTGCCAAATTAGCCCAAGAAAag GTTCTTGGGTGGTCAAACATTACCTGTCGCGGCAAAAGTATCACGTCGTCTGTCTCCTTCATCTAA